The following DNA comes from Marichromatium purpuratum 984.
TCCTTGCCGGGATCCACCCGACGTGCCCAAGCAACCGGATCTCGCTGGCCCGCTATCGACGGCTCGCCGAGACCATCCGCGCGGTGCTGGAGGCAGCAATCGACCAGGGTGGCACCACCCTGCGCGACTTTCTCCGCGATGACGGCCAGCCCGGCTACTTCGCCCAGTCGCTCAGGGTTTACGGGCGCGGCGGCCAGCCCTGTCGCGACTGCGCCACCCCGCTGCGCGAGCTGCGCATCGCCCAGCGCTCGAGCGTCTACTGTCCGCGCTGTCAGCGCTGAGCGGTCGCGCCCAGGGCGGCGAAATCGACCCTGGCACCGATCCCGCCGCCGAGCGCGTGGCCACCATAGAGGCGCTGACAGGCGGCCACCCCGGCGGCGCCGGTGCAGTGGGTCGGCAGCACCCACTCGACCCCGAGGTCGCGCAGCGCGGTCACCGTCGCCGCGATCTCCACCGACTCGGCACGCATCAGATGCAGCCCGCCGATCACCCAGCGCACCGGGGCATCGGCGAGCGCGCGGGCACGTGCCACCAGCGTCTCGATCCCGGGGTGGGCGCAGCCACTGACCAGGGCGATCCCGGCGCCGGTGTCGATCACCAACGCCTGCTCGTCGGGCGGCCCCTCGAGCCGACCGGTGGAAAACACGCCAGGAGCGAGTTCACGCGGCTCGGCCCCGACCACGATCAGCTCGCCACAGAGCCCGTCGATGTCCTCGACCAGATGCGCCGAGAAGCCGTCGTGGAGCACGCAGGACACACCTGGATTGGCGTCCAGCACCGCATCCAGACCGCCGATGTGATCCCAGTGCTGGTGCGAGAGGAAGACCTGATCGAGGGTCGCCGGATCGACCCCCTGGGCGCGCATCCCGCGCAACAGCGCCGGGCCGTTGCTGCCGGTGTCGAACAGCAAGCGCTGACCGTTCACCCGCACCAGTGCGGCAAACCCCCAGAGCGTACGCGGACCGCCGGCGGGATCATGGTTGTCGAACAGGATGGTCAGGTCGGAAGGCTTCACCGGCGTCTCTCCTCGTGCTGCGAAGGACACGAGTCTCGACGCCGAGGACATCGGCGGGCGATGAAAAAGCGCAAGACGGGGCGACTAATCC
Coding sequences within:
- a CDS encoding MBL fold metallo-hydrolase produces the protein MKPSDLTILFDNHDPAGGPRTLWGFAALVRVNGQRLLFDTGSNGPALLRGMRAQGVDPATLDQVFLSHQHWDHIGGLDAVLDANPGVSCVLHDGFSAHLVEDIDGLCGELIVVGAEPRELAPGVFSTGRLEGPPDEQALVIDTGAGIALVSGCAHPGIETLVARARALADAPVRWVIGGLHLMRAESVEIAATVTALRDLGVEWVLPTHCTGAAGVAACQRLYGGHALGGGIGARVDFAALGATAQR